In the genome of Nymphaea colorata isolate Beijing-Zhang1983 chromosome 9, ASM883128v2, whole genome shotgun sequence, one region contains:
- the LOC116259818 gene encoding nascent polypeptide-associated complex subunit alpha-like protein 1 yields the protein MTQKTQEELLATHLEEQKLHQDEPIVEDDDEDEEDDDDDDDDDEKDEHAEGQQEGDASGRSKQSRSEKKSRKAMLKLGMRPVPGVSRVTIKKSKNILFVISKPDVFKSPASDTYVIFGEAKIEDLSSQLQTQAAEQFKAPDLSHVISKPESSTVAQDDEDVDETGVEPKDIELVMTQAGVSRAKAVKALKAAEGDIVTAIMELTN from the exons ATGACGCAGAAAACTCAGGAAGAGCTTCTCGCTACTCATTTGGAAGAGCAAAAGCTACAC CAAGACGAGCCAATTgttgaggatgatgatgaagatgaagaagatgatgatgatgacgatgacgatgacGAGAAGGATGAACATGCTGAAG GACAACAGGAAGGGGATGCAAGTGGCAGATCTAAACAAAGTAGAAGTGAGAAAAAGAGCCGGAAAGCAATGCTGAAGCTTGGCATGAGACCTGTTCCTGGTGTTAGTCGGGTCACaatcaagaaaagcaaaaat ATACTATTCGTGATTTCCAAACCTGATGTCTTCAAGAGCCCAGCATCAGATACCTACGTTATATTTGGAGAGGCTAAAATAGAGGATTTAAGCTCCCAACTGCAAACTCAAGCTGCTGAACAATTTAAAGCTCCTGATCTTAGTCATGTGATCTCCAAACCAGAGTCTTCAACAGTGGcacaagatgatgaagatgttgATGAGACGGGTGTTGAGCCCAAGGACATTGAGCTGGTCATGACTCAGGCAGGGGTGTCAAGGGCCAAGGCTGTCAAGGCTCTCAAGGCTGCTGAAGGAGACATAGTCACTGCCATTATGGAGTTGACCAACTGA